A single genomic interval of Caldisalinibacter kiritimatiensis harbors:
- a CDS encoding ATP-binding protein has translation MKIPYGISNFKSMIEENYLYVDKTKYIELIEKEASKYLFFIRPRRFGKSLFLSTLQNYYDIEEKDNFNKIFGNLYIGKNPTKLRNSYLVLKLNFSGLDTENKERLEYSFNERLKNSAEMFFYRYKKYFKDTEEIEKNISNSKSASGVIETIINEVEKVDKQMYLIIDEYDHFANDIIAIGDGEFYKDIIRASGFVRDFYETIKIGTEKVIDRIFITGISPIMLDDLTSGFNIASNITMDDSLNEALGFTEEEVKEIMKKLDIDEEKIDIKLKEYYNGYLFSLDGRKRVYNPDMILYYFSKYKRNKRFPRELIDDNVKTDYGRLQRLTRNEKNRRKLEEIIKNEEIVTDIVTRFSFDRMYDEEYFVSLLFYMGLLTIDKQYRTKTILRIPNYVIKTIFWEYIEKRLKENYHIKLNLRDLRNSIEDMAYEGKIEPFIDYISENVLKKLSNRDLIGFDEKYIKVILFAYLADSKAYRPISEREVEKGYIDIYLEKDIRMQDVEYEWIIELKYVKKKDKDKLEQIKEEGLKQLERYAKSKGYENKENLKKALVIFIGKEEYTVLSS, from the coding sequence ATGAAAATTCCCTACGGAATATCGAACTTTAAAAGTATGATAGAAGAAAACTACTTATATGTAGACAAAACAAAATATATAGAACTGATAGAAAAAGAAGCAAGTAAATATTTATTCTTTATAAGACCAAGAAGATTTGGTAAAAGTCTATTTTTATCAACACTACAAAACTATTATGATATAGAAGAAAAAGATAACTTCAATAAAATTTTCGGTAACCTATATATAGGAAAAAATCCAACAAAATTAAGAAATAGTTATTTAGTACTTAAGCTTAATTTTTCAGGATTAGATACAGAAAATAAAGAAAGATTAGAGTATTCGTTTAATGAAAGGCTTAAAAATTCAGCAGAAATGTTTTTTTATAGATATAAAAAGTACTTTAAAGATACAGAAGAAATAGAAAAAAACATATCAAATAGTAAAAGTGCAAGTGGAGTAATAGAAACAATAATTAACGAAGTTGAAAAAGTAGATAAACAAATGTACTTAATAATAGACGAGTATGACCATTTTGCCAACGACATAATAGCTATTGGAGACGGAGAATTTTACAAGGATATAATAAGGGCATCAGGATTTGTAAGAGATTTTTATGAAACGATAAAGATAGGAACAGAGAAAGTAATAGATAGAATATTTATAACAGGAATATCACCAATAATGTTAGATGATTTAACAAGCGGATTTAATATAGCTTCAAATATTACGATGGATGATAGCTTAAATGAAGCCTTAGGCTTTACAGAAGAAGAAGTAAAAGAAATAATGAAAAAACTTGATATAGATGAAGAAAAAATAGATATAAAATTAAAAGAGTACTATAATGGATATCTTTTTAGTCTAGATGGAAGAAAAAGAGTATATAATCCAGATATGATACTATACTATTTTAGCAAGTATAAAAGAAATAAAAGATTTCCAAGAGAACTAATAGATGATAACGTAAAAACCGACTATGGAAGACTACAAAGACTTACAAGGAACGAAAAAAACAGAAGAAAATTAGAAGAGATAATAAAAAATGAAGAGATAGTGACAGATATAGTAACAAGATTTTCCTTTGATAGAATGTATGACGAAGAATACTTTGTATCCCTATTATTCTACATGGGATTACTTACAATAGATAAACAATATAGAACAAAGACTATATTAAGAATTCCAAACTACGTGATAAAGACAATATTTTGGGAATATATAGAGAAGAGATTAAAGGAAAATTATCATATAAAATTAAATTTAAGGGATTTAAGAAATAGTATAGAAGATATGGCCTATGAGGGAAAAATAGAACCATTCATAGATTATATAAGTGAAAATGTATTAAAGAAATTATCCAATAGGGATTTAATAGGTTTTGATGAAAAATATATAAAGGTAATATTATTTGCATATTTAGCAGATTCAAAGGCCTATAGACCAATAAGTGAAAGAGAAGTGGAAAAGGGATATATAGACATATACTTAGAAAAGGACATCAGAATGCAAGATGTAGAATACGAGTGGATAATAGAGCTAAAGTATGTAAAGAAAAAGGATAAGGATAAATTAGAACAGATAAAAGAAGAGGGACTAAAACAACTAGAAAGATATGCAAAGAGTAAAGGCTACGAAAACAAAGAAAACCTGAAAAAAGCCTTAGTGATATTTATAGGAAAAGAAGAGTATACAGTTCTTAGTTCTTAG
- the mntA gene encoding type VII toxin-antitoxin system MntA family adenylyltransferase antitoxin, which produces MPTKKQGGEKMNSVDQIKEILLEYKNIAFAYIFGSFVRNKMTELSDIDIAIYLYNEEISTEDYLNLKTKLEDKLKKDVDIAILNNASPLLKFEVCREGILLFSRDEILESNFKVHTLFEYEDFKKYRDMFYKNMIEKLRKEV; this is translated from the coding sequence CTGCCAACTAAAAAACAAGGTGGTGAAAAAATGAATTCAGTTGACCAAATAAAGGAAATATTATTAGAATACAAAAATATTGCTTTTGCATATATATTTGGTTCGTTTGTTAGAAATAAAATGACAGAGCTAAGTGATATAGATATTGCAATATATTTATACAATGAAGAAATATCTACAGAAGATTATCTTAATCTCAAAACCAAATTAGAAGACAAGCTAAAAAAAGATGTAGATATAGCTATTTTAAATAATGCATCACCTTTATTAAAATTTGAAGTATGTAGAGAAGGCATCTTACTTTTTTCAAGGGATGAAATATTAGAGTCAAATTTTAAAGTACACACTTTATTTGAGTATGAAGATTTCAAGAAGTATAGAGACATGTTCTATAAAAATATGATAGAGAAGCTAAGAAAAGAGGTATAA
- the hepT gene encoding type VII toxin-antitoxin system HepT family RNase toxin, whose product MVKIEVIKERLNQLMISIDKIKKYQALSLEEFLKDDIAQDIVEYNLFISINMIIDIAMHIVTDENMGYPNTFGEAFKILYKENYIAKDELEIYKNMIGFRNILSHEYIRINKKLVYEAMQNRLKDLEKFILFVNDNFMI is encoded by the coding sequence ATGGTGAAAATAGAAGTTATTAAGGAACGATTAAATCAATTAATGATATCTATAGATAAGATAAAAAAATATCAAGCATTATCTTTAGAAGAATTTTTAAAAGATGATATAGCTCAAGACATTGTAGAGTATAATTTGTTTATAAGTATTAATATGATAATAGACATAGCTATGCATATAGTAACAGATGAAAACATGGGTTATCCAAATACATTTGGAGAAGCATTTAAAATATTATATAAAGAAAACTACATAGCAAAAGATGAATTAGAAATATATAAAAATATGATAGGATTTAGAAATATTTTATCCCATGAATATATAAGGATAAATAAGAAGCTTGTATATGAAGCAATGCAGAATAGATTAAAAGACTTAGAGAAATTTATATTATTTGTCAATGATAATTTTATGATATAA
- a CDS encoding N-acetylglucosamine kinase, which yields MKYIIGIDGGGTKTLGYISNIEGKIIGKATSGVANYHSVGLKKVRESLLQLINTLCDINNIKTDDIALLSLGLAGVDRKEDRQLILDLISSLELDCKVALNNDAKTALVGAHGKEEGIITISGTGSISYGIDSEGNTIRAGGWGHILDDEGSGYDIGLKGIKAVVRYYDNRGKKTILIDKVLKFLNMKSPDELISYVYGKNTTKSDIAKIAPIVCECALEGDEISQIILDQAVNSLVEMTSAVIDKSNFKDERITVSYNGGILNNASYVQKEFIKRLKYQYKNIEVYKPKFDPAIGALIIGFRQLNINYDINKIKKEVDSFG from the coding sequence TTGAAATATATCATAGGAATAGATGGTGGCGGTACAAAGACTTTAGGTTATATAAGCAATATAGAAGGAAAAATTATTGGTAAAGCTACTAGTGGAGTAGCAAACTATCATTCAGTAGGACTAAAAAAAGTAAGAGAATCACTACTTCAACTAATAAATACTTTATGCGATATAAACAACATTAAAACAGATGACATAGCATTATTATCTTTAGGATTAGCAGGTGTAGATAGAAAAGAGGATAGACAATTAATATTAGATTTAATATCAAGCCTAGAATTAGACTGCAAAGTAGCATTAAATAATGATGCAAAAACTGCATTGGTTGGAGCTCATGGAAAAGAAGAAGGAATAATAACAATCTCAGGAACAGGTTCCATATCCTATGGTATAGATTCAGAAGGAAACACTATACGTGCAGGAGGATGGGGGCATATATTAGATGATGAAGGTAGTGGATATGATATTGGGTTAAAAGGTATCAAGGCAGTGGTAAGATATTATGATAATAGGGGAAAAAAGACAATACTGATAGATAAAGTACTAAAATTTTTAAACATGAAATCTCCAGATGAACTTATAAGCTATGTATATGGTAAAAACACCACTAAGTCTGATATAGCCAAAATAGCTCCAATAGTATGTGAATGTGCATTAGAAGGAGACGAAATATCACAGATAATTTTAGACCAAGCGGTTAATTCTTTAGTTGAGATGACTTCGGCAGTAATTGATAAATCTAATTTTAAAGATGAAAGGATAACGGTTTCTTATAATGGTGGAATATTAAATAACGCTAGTTATGTGCAAAAAGAGTTTATTAAAAGATTGAAATATCAGTATAAAAATATAGAGGTTTATAAACCTAAATTTGACCCTGCTATAGGAGCACTGATTATTGGATTTAGACAACTGAATATCAACTATGATATAAACAAAATAAAAAAGGAAGTGGATAGCTTTGGATAA
- a CDS encoding MurR/RpiR family transcriptional regulator has protein sequence MDKGILTKIKQGFDTFSPSEKKVGQYILENPEETIGLSIMELSKKCNTSEATVIRFCRTLNLKGYQELKLAISIDLTKNKENKRIIHEVIDADDSPEMILAKISAGSIKAIEDTQNVLSTEALEKAIEAIDNARRIYIFSAGASSVVALDAKYKFMRINIPVEMYFDNHMQLTTSVHVTEKDVAIGISNSGKTKDVLQALSIAKNKGATTIGITQYGKSPICNVSDILLFTANVENNFRSGAMASRIAQLNIIDSIFIGVACKRYDEVIEHLKATREVVEDKQF, from the coding sequence TTGGATAAAGGAATATTAACAAAGATAAAGCAAGGCTTTGACACATTTAGCCCATCAGAAAAGAAAGTAGGTCAATATATATTAGAAAATCCTGAAGAAACTATAGGATTATCTATAATGGAATTATCAAAAAAATGTAACACAAGTGAAGCTACAGTGATAAGATTTTGTAGAACCCTAAATTTAAAAGGATATCAAGAGTTGAAACTAGCAATTTCCATTGATCTTACAAAAAATAAAGAAAATAAAAGAATAATACATGAAGTAATAGATGCCGATGATTCACCAGAAATGATATTAGCTAAAATATCAGCAGGAAGTATAAAGGCTATAGAGGATACCCAAAATGTATTAAGCACAGAAGCTTTAGAAAAGGCTATAGAAGCCATTGACAATGCTAGGCGTATATACATTTTTAGTGCTGGAGCATCATCAGTGGTAGCATTAGATGCAAAATATAAGTTTATGAGAATCAATATACCAGTTGAAATGTATTTTGACAATCATATGCAACTAACAACTTCAGTACACGTTACAGAAAAGGATGTAGCAATCGGGATATCAAATTCAGGTAAAACCAAAGATGTACTCCAGGCTTTAAGTATAGCTAAAAATAAAGGTGCTACAACTATAGGTATCACACAGTATGGTAAATCTCCAATATGTAATGTATCAGATATTTTGTTGTTTACAGCAAATGTTGAAAATAATTTTAGAAGTGGAGCAATGGCTTCTAGAATAGCACAACTAAATATAATAGACAGTATTTTTATTGGTGTAGCTTGTAAAAGATATGATGAAGTAATAGAACATCTAAAGGCTACAAGGGAAGTAGTTGAGGATAAACAGTTTTAG
- the murQ gene encoding N-acetylmuramic acid 6-phosphate etherase, with translation MACDLNQLITEAPNTKTIDIDKKTPIEILKLMNEEDKKVALAVERELPNIARAVEKIIEAFNKGGRLIYIGAGTSGRLGILDAAECPPTFGTDPEQVIGLIAGGQDALVNAIEGAEDSTEAGVKDLKDINISNKDVIVGIAASGRTPYVIGALTYANEVGATTVSLTCNPNAEINEIASISIAPVVGPEIITGSTRLKAGTAQKMVLNMLSTASMIGVGKVYKNLMVDVQPTNKKLIERAKRIVMMATDVSYQEAEKLLLKSKYKPKVAIIMKKAKCTYEEALERLERGKGFVHKAITF, from the coding sequence ATGGCTTGTGATTTAAATCAACTTATAACAGAAGCTCCAAATACAAAGACAATAGATATAGATAAAAAAACACCTATTGAAATATTGAAGTTAATGAACGAAGAAGATAAAAAGGTAGCTTTAGCAGTTGAAAGAGAATTACCTAATATTGCTCGAGCGGTAGAAAAAATAATAGAAGCATTTAACAAAGGAGGTAGACTTATATATATAGGTGCAGGTACAAGTGGTAGACTTGGAATATTAGATGCAGCAGAATGCCCACCTACATTTGGAACAGATCCAGAACAAGTTATAGGACTAATTGCAGGAGGACAGGATGCTTTAGTTAATGCTATTGAAGGGGCTGAAGATTCAACAGAAGCTGGAGTTAAAGACCTTAAAGACATTAACATTAGCAATAAGGATGTTATAGTAGGAATAGCGGCAAGTGGAAGAACTCCATATGTTATAGGAGCACTAACATATGCCAATGAAGTTGGAGCTACTACAGTTTCCCTTACTTGCAATCCAAATGCAGAAATAAATGAAATAGCTAGTATATCAATTGCTCCAGTAGTTGGCCCTGAAATTATCACAGGCTCAACAAGATTAAAGGCAGGCACAGCTCAAAAGATGGTACTAAATATGTTATCCACTGCATCTATGATAGGTGTTGGTAAAGTTTATAAAAATTTGATGGTAGATGTGCAGCCTACCAATAAAAAGTTAATAGAAAGGGCAAAAAGAATTGTTATGATGGCTACAGATGTAAGCTATCAAGAAGCAGAAAAGTTATTATTGAAGTCAAAATATAAACCTAAAGTTGCTATTATAATGAAAAAAGCTAAGTGTACATATGAAGAAGCTCTAGAGAGGTTAGAGAGAGGAAAGGGTTTTGTTCATAAAGCAATAACATTTTAA
- a CDS encoding PTS sugar transporter subunit IIB, with protein MKKILLVCSGGMSSAIVVKSIEKEALKAGMELEVKAIGTGQYEDEVRGGWDVVLVAPQVRHRMPVFEATAKELGIPIEVISPQGYSPMGGPKVLAQIKKML; from the coding sequence ATGAAAAAGATTTTATTAGTTTGCTCAGGAGGAATGTCTAGTGCCATTGTAGTCAAATCAATAGAAAAAGAAGCTTTAAAAGCAGGAATGGAACTAGAAGTGAAGGCAATTGGGACTGGACAATATGAAGATGAAGTAAGAGGGGGGTGGGATGTAGTTTTAGTAGCACCACAGGTGAGACATCGTATGCCGGTATTCGAAGCTACAGCTAAAGAATTAGGCATACCAATTGAAGTTATATCACCACAGGGTTATAGCCCAATGGGTGGACCAAAGGTATTAGCTCAAATCAAGAAAATGCTTTAA
- a CDS encoding PTS sugar transporter subunit IIC gives MNKFFQLIEKVFMGPMTKLAEQRHLRAIRDGIVATIPLIIVGSFFLIIAFPPIPALADLVKPHIGKILFPFRLTMGLMALYASFGIGYSLAKSYKLDGISGGILAMASFLLTLIPQSVEGIGWALPMGNLGGTGMFVAIIMSIFAVEVMRFLQQRKIMIKMPEGVPDSVARSFEALIPAAVVITIIWVVRHLLDFDIQSFIMNLFKPLVYASDTLGGVLIPIFLITVLWSAGIHGVSVVGAIARPFWLVLLDENVKAATEGAQVLPHIAPEPFFQWFVWIGGSGATLALVILFLTSKAKYLKQLGKASILPGICNINEPIIFGAPIMLNPILVIPFIIGPIITGIISYIAMALNLVARPSVIAPWTLPAPIGAYIATGGDWRSIILVLINIAIMLIIYYPFFKMYEKKLLEEEAKEEAITE, from the coding sequence ATGAATAAATTTTTTCAATTAATTGAAAAGGTTTTTATGGGTCCAATGACTAAACTTGCAGAACAAAGACATCTAAGAGCAATACGTGATGGGATAGTAGCAACCATACCATTAATCATAGTAGGTAGTTTCTTTTTAATCATAGCTTTTCCACCTATACCAGCATTAGCTGATTTAGTTAAGCCACATATAGGAAAAATCCTATTCCCATTTAGACTTACTATGGGACTCATGGCTTTATATGCTTCTTTTGGAATAGGCTATAGTTTAGCTAAGTCATATAAGCTAGACGGCATATCTGGTGGTATTTTAGCAATGGCATCATTTTTACTTACACTAATACCTCAATCAGTAGAAGGAATTGGTTGGGCATTGCCAATGGGCAATCTAGGTGGTACAGGAATGTTTGTAGCAATTATTATGTCTATATTTGCAGTTGAAGTGATGAGATTTTTACAACAGAGAAAGATTATGATTAAGATGCCAGAAGGAGTGCCTGATTCAGTTGCTAGATCCTTTGAAGCATTAATTCCAGCAGCAGTTGTAATAACAATTATATGGGTAGTAAGGCACTTATTAGATTTTGATATTCAATCCTTTATAATGAATTTATTTAAACCTTTAGTATATGCAAGTGATACATTAGGAGGAGTACTTATACCAATATTCCTTATAACTGTATTATGGTCAGCTGGTATCCATGGGGTTTCAGTTGTTGGTGCAATTGCAAGACCTTTCTGGTTAGTTTTACTAGATGAAAATGTTAAGGCAGCAACAGAAGGGGCGCAAGTTTTACCTCATATAGCACCAGAACCATTCTTCCAATGGTTTGTATGGATTGGTGGTTCAGGAGCAACTTTAGCATTAGTGATTCTTTTCCTAACATCAAAGGCAAAGTATTTAAAACAATTAGGAAAAGCAAGTATATTACCAGGTATTTGTAATATCAATGAACCGATAATATTCGGTGCACCAATTATGCTAAATCCAATACTAGTAATTCCATTTATAATTGGTCCAATAATCACTGGTATTATAAGTTACATAGCCATGGCTTTAAATCTAGTGGCTCGTCCATCGGTTATAGCACCTTGGACTTTACCAGCACCTATAGGAGCTTATATTGCAACTGGTGGTGATTGGAGATCAATTATATTAGTTCTAATTAATATTGCTATTATGCTTATAATATATTATCCATTCTTCAAAATGTATGAAAAGAAATTATTAGAAGAAGAAGCAAAAGAAGAAGCGATAACTGAATAA
- a CDS encoding PTS lactose/cellobiose transporter subunit IIA, which produces MNLEETVFSIIIHGGNARAKAYEALKAAQEGDFDKANEHLEEADKEIGMAHKMQTDVIQKEAGGEKVDISVLFVHAQDHLMTAISEKSLIENMVDLYKRINKLENKREG; this is translated from the coding sequence ATGAACTTAGAAGAAACAGTATTTTCAATAATAATACATGGAGGAAATGCAAGAGCTAAAGCATATGAAGCTTTAAAGGCAGCACAGGAGGGTGATTTTGATAAAGCAAACGAACACTTAGAAGAAGCAGATAAAGAGATAGGTATGGCTCATAAAATGCAAACGGATGTAATCCAAAAAGAGGCAGGAGGAGAAAAGGTAGATATATCAGTACTGTTTGTACATGCTCAAGATCATTTGATGACTGCAATATCTGAAAAAAGCCTTATAGAAAATATGGTGGATTTATATAAAAGAATCAATAAATTAGAAAACAAGAGGGAGGGCTAA
- a CDS encoding 6-phospho-beta-glucosidase, with translation MNGLKIAVIGGGSSYTPELIDGFIKRSNELPVKEIHLVDIEDGESKLDIVGNLAKRMVKKAGLDIDIILTLDRRAAIKDADFVTTQFRVGGLEARARDERIPLEYNVIGQETTGPGGFAKAMRTIPVILDICKDIEELAPNAWLINFTNPAGLITEAVHRYTNVKTIGLCNVPIGMVNMVAKMLEVDSKRIKIDFAGLNHLVWGKRVYLDGKDITDEVIEKLCDGGSLTMKNIPDLKWDKDFVKSLGMIPCPYHRYYYMTDDLIEEEKESVKTGKGTRAEQVLKIEKELFEVYKDPNLNQKPEQLEKRGGAYYSDAAVSLISAIYNDKKEVHTVNVRNNGAISNLPDDVVVEINAIVDKTGAHAITVGQLPPEVNGLVQAAKAYELLAVEAGVTGDYGTALKSLAANPLVPSVKIAKKLLDDIISANKAYLPQFK, from the coding sequence ATGAATGGTTTAAAAATTGCAGTTATAGGAGGAGGAAGTAGTTACACTCCTGAATTAATAGATGGATTTATTAAAAGAAGCAATGAATTACCTGTTAAGGAAATACATCTAGTCGATATAGAAGATGGCGAATCAAAATTAGATATAGTTGGTAACCTAGCAAAACGTATGGTGAAAAAAGCAGGACTTGATATAGATATTATTTTAACCTTAGATAGAAGAGCTGCAATAAAAGATGCTGATTTTGTTACTACTCAATTTCGTGTAGGAGGGCTTGAAGCAAGAGCAAGGGATGAAAGAATACCCCTTGAATATAACGTAATAGGACAAGAAACCACAGGACCTGGTGGTTTTGCAAAGGCTATGAGAACTATTCCTGTGATTTTAGATATATGCAAGGATATAGAAGAATTAGCTCCTAATGCTTGGCTTATAAACTTTACAAATCCAGCAGGATTGATAACAGAAGCTGTACATAGATATACAAATGTAAAAACTATAGGACTATGTAATGTACCTATTGGAATGGTTAATATGGTTGCAAAGATGCTAGAAGTAGATAGCAAAAGAATAAAGATAGACTTTGCTGGACTAAACCATCTTGTTTGGGGCAAAAGAGTATATCTAGATGGTAAAGATATAACAGATGAAGTTATAGAAAAACTATGTGATGGTGGTTCACTAACTATGAAGAATATACCAGACCTCAAATGGGATAAGGACTTTGTTAAGTCTTTAGGTATGATACCATGTCCATATCATAGATATTATTATATGACTGATGATTTAATTGAAGAAGAAAAGGAATCTGTAAAAACAGGCAAAGGAACTAGAGCAGAGCAGGTATTAAAAATAGAGAAGGAATTATTCGAGGTATACAAAGATCCAAATCTAAATCAGAAACCAGAGCAGCTAGAGAAACGAGGAGGTGCATATTACTCAGACGCAGCAGTTTCTCTAATAAGTGCTATTTATAATGATAAAAAGGAAGTACATACCGTAAATGTAAGAAATAATGGAGCTATTTCAAACTTACCAGATGATGTTGTAGTAGAAATAAATGCTATAGTGGACAAAACAGGAGCCCATGCCATAACAGTAGGACAACTACCACCAGAGGTAAATGGGTTAGTACAAGCTGCTAAAGCTTACGAATTATTAGCCGTAGAAGCGGGGGTTACTGGAGATTATGGTACTGCATTAAAATCCCTTGCTGCAAATCCATTAGTACCATCAGTTAAAATAGCAAAGAAACTATTAGATGATATAATTTCTGCAAATAAAGCATATCTTCCACAATTCAAATAA
- the chbG gene encoding chitin disaccharide deacetylase gives MKKLIINADDFGLTTGCNKGILYAMEKGVVTSTTIMINMPKAEETIKMAKEKGIKTLGLHLTLTCGKPVLPITEVPTLVDENGQFYKRRTKLFPVMNLNEAKKELKAQIEKFLQSGLELTHLDSHHHIHMYDGIREIVAELAKEYNVAVRQPNDETKDYLIDNGIKTTDYFSMEFYGEKATLENLKNIIENFDNGTIEIMAHPAYVDEELSNISSYNNNRQRELEILTSQELIQWIDKEGIRLITYKDLGD, from the coding sequence ATGAAAAAACTCATAATAAATGCTGATGACTTTGGACTTACAACAGGATGCAATAAGGGGATATTATATGCAATGGAAAAGGGTGTAGTAACCAGTACCACTATAATGATAAATATGCCAAAGGCAGAAGAAACAATTAAAATGGCAAAAGAAAAAGGTATAAAAACACTAGGACTACATCTTACATTAACCTGTGGGAAACCAGTATTACCTATAACTGAAGTACCAACATTAGTAGATGAAAACGGTCAATTTTATAAAAGAAGGACAAAACTATTTCCAGTAATGAACCTTAATGAAGCCAAAAAAGAGTTAAAGGCACAAATAGAAAAATTCCTACAATCAGGCTTAGAATTGACCCACTTAGATAGCCATCATCATATACACATGTATGATGGAATAAGGGAAATAGTTGCTGAGCTTGCTAAAGAGTACAATGTAGCTGTAAGACAACCTAATGACGAAACAAAGGATTATCTAATTGATAATGGAATAAAAACAACAGATTATTTTTCAATGGAGTTCTATGGAGAAAAAGCAACATTAGAGAACTTAAAGAATATAATAGAGAATTTTGATAATGGAACCATAGAAATCATGGCTCATCCGGCATATGTAGACGAAGAACTTAGTAATATAAGTAGCTATAATAATAACAGACAAAGAGAATTAGAAATACTAACTAGTCAAGAGTTAATTCAATGGATTGACAAAGAAGGAATAAGGTTAATTACATATAAAGACTTAGGTGATTAA
- a CDS encoding anhydro-N-acetylmuramic acid kinase yields the protein MKRLLKVYNKNKKLIIGLMSGTSVDAVDAALVEIEGNGLNTKVNLIEFHKEPIPKKIKEDILKACSIKDSSVELICRLNFEVGEVFAKAVLEICKSAGVSSEEIDLIGSHGQTIYHIPQNSTLQIGELSLIAERTGIITVGDFRVRDVAAGGHGAPLVPYTEYLLYRNPNKTIALQNIGGIGNVTVIPRNGTINDVYAFDTGPGNMIIDAIVNEMTNGEQEYDDEGEIAAKGKINEEMLKELLNHPYLKNEPPKTTGREEFGIEFSRQILKRYREKELKDIDILSTVTYFTAKTISDSYKKWIIPKDNIDQVVIGGGGSYNKTLLKMIKEELKEIEVITQEELGYSSDAKEAIAFAILANETIHGNTNNLPKVTGATKPVVMGKIVY from the coding sequence ATGAAACGACTTTTAAAAGTCTATAATAAAAATAAAAAACTAATTATAGGTTTAATGTCAGGAACATCAGTAGATGCAGTAGATGCTGCCCTTGTTGAAATCGAAGGTAATGGTTTAAATACAAAGGTAAACTTAATAGAATTTCACAAAGAACCTATACCTAAAAAAATAAAGGAAGACATATTAAAGGCTTGTTCTATAAAAGATTCTTCTGTTGAGTTGATTTGTAGACTGAACTTTGAAGTCGGTGAAGTTTTTGCAAAAGCTGTACTTGAGATATGCAAATCAGCAGGTGTTTCTTCAGAAGAAATTGACCTTATAGGTTCCCATGGTCAGACAATATATCATATTCCACAAAATAGTACTTTGCAGATTGGAGAGCTTAGTTTAATAGCAGAAAGAACAGGAATAATTACAGTGGGGGATTTTCGTGTAAGGGATGTAGCAGCAGGAGGACATGGAGCTCCCCTTGTCCCTTATACAGAATATCTGTTATACAGAAATCCTAATAAAACTATAGCCCTGCAAAACATAGGTGGTATAGGCAATGTAACAGTTATTCCAAGAAACGGTACTATCAATGATGTATATGCCTTTGATACAGGACCAGGGAATATGATAATAGATGCTATAGTAAATGAAATGACTAACGGAGAACAAGAATATGATGATGAAGGTGAAATTGCAGCTAAGGGTAAGATAAACGAAGAAATGCTAAAGGAATTATTAAATCACCCTTATCTAAAAAATGAACCACCGAAAACAACAGGAAGAGAAGAATTTGGTATAGAATTCAGTAGACAAATTTTGAAAAGATATAGGGAAAAGGAATTAAAGGATATAGATATATTATCAACAGTTACATATTTTACAGCAAAAACAATTTCTGATAGCTATAAGAAATGGATTATACCAAAGGATAATATAGACCAAGTGGTAATTGGTGGTGGAGGTAGCTATAATAAGACTTTATTGAAAATGATAAAAGAAGAATTAAAGGAAATAGAGGTTATTACCCAAGAGGAGTTAGGATATTCAAGTGATGCCAAAGAAGCTATAGCATTTGCTATATTAGCAAATGAAACCATACATGGAAACACAAATAATTTACCAAAAGTAACAGGAGCCACAAAGCCTGTTGTAATGGGAAAAATAGTTTATTAA